The following coding sequences are from one Rutidosis leptorrhynchoides isolate AG116_Rl617_1_P2 chromosome 11, CSIRO_AGI_Rlap_v1, whole genome shotgun sequence window:
- the LOC139875785 gene encoding putative disease resistance RPP13-like protein 1, which produces MAEIVVSAAVTVLIEKLLSGDLMKLARYEGIDTQLNKWTDKLTLIQDVLADADQTHITQQFDKEWLHRLRELAYDIDDVVDDLATEVIKRNLNQEPHATTSTCSKLLMLFPACCTNLNPHDMIYGNKMSSKLDEITTRLYDLADQRNTLGQLGVNVKAKNSSKKENVQFEQTSPVDKSTVLGRNADTETLLAKLLDHEALNQKVSVLSIVGMGGIGKSTLAKLLYNDEKVEDEFKLRAWVYLSQEFDVLNISNKMYRAVTGEEKTFSELQTLHVALKEILSKKRFFVVLDDVWNEDPDQWEHLKIPFAGGHPGSKIIVTTRNKTVALVMDSVHTCEIMGLSDEIAMSLLAYNALNEENFDNYRFLQIIAQDIVKKCDGLPMAFVAVGRVLKIKGKSEDEWQKVLNSEIWDGRRILPALELSYYDLPPHLKQLFAYCSFYPKGYLFNKEELVLLWMAEGFLSQLKGNNNTMENMGRDYFEELTSRFFQHSTADETEYTMHDLMNDLAKSVAGEFFFRLDDKTDENDVNYDFEKFCHFSFGRRSAEYKKFKELHRSRCLRTFLPVFFQICLPDYNS; this is translated from the coding sequence ATGGCTGAAATTGTTGTTTCTGCTGCAGTTACAGTGCTAATTGAAAAGCTACTCTCTGGTGACTTGATGAAGTTGGCTCGATATGAAGGAATCGATACTCAGCTGAACAAATGGACGGACAAGTTGACCTTGATCCAAGATGTGCTTGCTGATGCAGACCAGACTCACATAACCCAACAATTTGATAAAGAGTGGCTACACAGACTTCGGGAATTGGCTTACGACATAGACGATGTGGTTGATGATTTGGCCACTGAAGTTATAAAGCGCAACTTGAATCAAGAGCCTCATGCCACTACTAGCACTTGTAGTAAGTTACTGATGCTTTTTCCAGCTTGTTGTACCAATTTAAATCCTCATGACATGATTTATGGTAATAAGATGAGTTCTAAGCTAGATGAGATTACCACTAGACTATATGATCTTGCTGATCAGAGAAATACACTAGGCCAGTTGGGTGTCAATGTGAAAGCTAAAAATAGTTCAAAGAAAGAAAATGTTCAATTCGAACAAACTTCACCGGTTGATAAGTCCACAGTTTTGGGTCGGAATGCCGATACAGAGACATTGCTTGCAAAGTTGTTGGATCACGAAGCCCTTAATCAGAAAGTAAGTGTCTTGTCCATAGTAGGTATGGGCGGGATTGGAAAATCAACTCTTGCAAAGCTTTTGTACAACGATGAAAAGGTTGAGGATGAATTTAAACTTAGGGCATGGGTTTATCTTTCTCAAGAATTTGATGTATTGAATATTAGCAACAAAATGTATCGAGCTGTGACTGGGGAGGAAAAAACATTTTCTGAACTACAAACACTTCATGTGGCCCTTAAAGAAATACTATCAAAGAAGAGGTTCTTTGTTGTATTAGACGATGTTTGGAACGAAGACCCCGATCAATGGGAACACCTTAAAATACCTTTTGCCGGTGGTCACCCTGGAAGTAAAATCATCGTCACCACCCGCAACAAAACAGTTGCTTTAGTGATGGACTCTGTTCATACTTGCGAGATAATGGGTTTGTCTGATGAGATAGCTATGTCGTTATTAGCTTATAACGCACTGAATGAAGAGAACTTTGACAATTATCGATTTCTTCAAATAATTGCTCAAGATATAGTTAAGAAATGTGATGGTTTGCCTATGGCTTTTGTAGCAGTTGGGAGGGTCTTGAAGataaaaggaaaaagtgaagatgaATGGCAAAAAGTGTTAAATAGCGAAATATGGGATGGAAGGAGAATTCTTCCAGCTCTAGAGTTGAGCTATTATGACCTCCCACCACATTTGAAACAACTCTTTGCATATTGCTCTTTTTATCCAAAAGGCTACTTGTTTAACAAAGAGGAATTAGTTCTATTGTGGATGGCAGAAGGTTTCTTGTCCCAATTAAAGGGCAATAACAACACAATGGAGAATATGGGACGCGACTACTTTGAAGAGCTAACTTCAAGGTTTTTTCAGCATTCCACGGCTGACGAAACAGAATACACGATGCACGACTTGATGAATGACTTGGCAAAAAGTGTTGCAGGAGAGTTCTTCTTTAGGTTGGATGATAAGACAGATGAAAATGATGTGAACTATGATTTTGAGAAGTTCTGTCACTTTTCATTCGGTCGAAGGTCCGCAGAATATAAAAAGTTCAAGGAATTACATAGATCGAGATGCTTACGGACGTTCTTACCGGTGTTCTTCCAGATTTGCTTACCCGATTACAACTCCTAA